The Streptomyces sp. HUAS MG91 sequence GCGTCCAGGGCGCCGGAGCCGTCGGTGCGGAAGACGGGCCCTGTGTCGCGCATCCAGCAGTCGTCGACGGGGATGGAGGTGATGACGGTGACCGTGGAGCCGCACATCGAACGGGCCTTGGCGGCGCTGGCGGAGTTGGCACACAGGACGACCGGTTCGTACTTCGCGATGGTGCGGGCGATCAGGGCGATGTCGGCCTGGACACCGCCCAGGTCGCTGCCCCAGATCGCGGTGCGGTCGGGCCAGGCCATCCACGTACGGGTGTGCCGGACGTCCTCGGCCGGGACCCTGAAGGCGCCCGCGGCTCTGGCGGTACCGGACCAGCCCTGGGCGGCCGTCCCGACGGCCGCGCCGACGGCGGTCAGTCCGGCCGCCGCGAGGAATCCGCGCCGGTTCGGGCCTCGGCGTGCACGGCCGCCGGCGATGTGATCGTTCATGGTGGACCTCCTGTTTCAACTGGGTTGCGCAGTGGGTTCGTTGGCGGACAGAGGTACAGAGGTGCGGAAACGCCCGCTCACCAGGGACGTCACAGTGCCCGGCGGGCGGCGGCGATCGCCTCGGGGTCCCAGCCGGGGCGGGGCACGGACTCCAACAGGAGCCGCGTATAGGGGTGCTGAGGCGCGGCGAGCACCTCGGCGGTGGATCCCGCCTCGACGACACGGCCCTGGCGCATGACGATGACCTCGTCGGTGACGCACCGGACCACGCCGAGGTCGTGGGTGATGAACAGGTAGCCGATCCGGGTCTGCTCCCGGATGTCGGCGAGCAGGTTGAGGATCTGCGCCTGGACGGAGACGTCGAGCGCGGCGACGGCCTCGTCCAGGACGAGGACGGCCGGTTCGACGGCGAGGGCTCGGGCGATGGCGACGCGCTGGCGCTGGCCGCCGGAGAGCTGTCGAGGCCGTGCGTCGGCGGCGCGGGTGCCCAGGCCGACCTGGTCGAGGAGCTCGCGGACGCGCCGGTCGTGGTCGGCGCCCGGGAAGTGCAGACGCAGGGTCTCGCGCAGGACGCCTTCGACGCTGGTCCGCGGATCGAGGGAGAGGTAGGGGTCCTGGAAGACCATCTGGATCTCGCGGGCCCGCGCCAGGCGCTGGGCCCGGCCTCTCCTTCGGGCATCGCGTTCCCGCCCGCGTACGAGGACTTGGCCCGTGTCGGCCCGTTCGAGTCCGACGATGATCCGAGCGGTGGTGGTCTTACCGGATCCGGACTCCCCCACGATGCCCAGGGAGCCACCCTCGGGGAGGGTGAAGGACACGTCGTCGACGGCGCGAACGTCCGCGAAGGCGCGGTGGAGACCGACGGCCTCCAGTACGTGCTCAGGCATCGACGAGGCTCCCTTCGAGCCGGTCCGTGTGGTGGCAGGCGGCCTGGTGGTCCGGCCGGCCCGGTGCCCGCAGCGGCTCGGGGGCCTGCTGGTCACAGATTTCCGTGGCCAGGGCGCAGCGGGCGGCGAACGGGCAACCGTGCAACTCCTGCCGCAGGTCCGGGGGCTGGCCGTCGATGGCGGCAAGCCGTCCCACAGGGGCTTCCAGGCGCGGAGTGGAGGCGAGCAACGCCGCGGTGTAGGGGTGCCGGGGCTGCGCGAAGAGGGCCCGCGCGGGGCCGCTCTCGGCGATCCGTCCGGCGTACATGACGTAGACGCGATCGCTGATGGCGGCGGCGAGGTCGAGGTCGTGGGTGACGAAGAGCAGGCCGGTGCCGAAGCGTTCGCGCAGCTTGGTCAGCAGGGCGATGACCTCTGCCTGCGTGGTGACATCGAGCGCGGTGGTCGGCTCATCGGCGAGCAGGAGGGCCGGGGCACCCATCAACGTGGCCGCGATCATGACACGTTGCAGCATGCCGCCGGAGACCTGACCGGGGTACTTGCGCAACGCGCAAGCATCAAGACCGACGGCCTGAAGGAGTTCGCCGGCGCGGGCGGTGGCATCCGTCCGGCTCATGCTCTTGGTCAGGGTCACGCTCTCGATGAGGAAGTCACCGACGCGGCGAAGGGGGTTGAGGGCGGCGCGTGGGTCTTGGAAGATCATGGCCGCCGTGTTGGTGCGCAGGACGCGCAACTGGTCGGCGTTCATGGTGAGAACGTCCTGGCCGCCCACGCGCACGGCGCCCTCGACGGTGGCGCCGGGCGGCAGCAGGTTCAGGGCGCTGCGCGAGGTGAGGGTCTTCCCGGACCCGGACTCGCCGACGAGGGCAACGGTCTCGCCTGCGACGACGCGTAGATCGACGCCGTCGAGGACCGGGCGGGCGGTGCCGGGCAGGGTGATCCGCAGACCCTGGATGTCGAGGGTGTACGGGGATGCGATCGGTTCCACCGTGTTCATGGGGTCCTCCTGGCGACGCGGTCGGCCCAGCGTTCG is a genomic window containing:
- a CDS encoding ATP-binding cassette domain-containing protein translates to MPEHVLEAVGLHRAFADVRAVDDVSFTLPEGGSLGIVGESGSGKTTTARIIVGLERADTGQVLVRGRERDARRRGRAQRLARAREIQMVFQDPYLSLDPRTSVEGVLRETLRLHFPGADHDRRVRELLDQVGLGTRAADARPRQLSGGQRQRVAIARALAVEPAVLVLDEAVAALDVSVQAQILNLLADIREQTRIGYLFITHDLGVVRCVTDEVIVMRQGRVVEAGSTAEVLAAPQHPYTRLLLESVPRPGWDPEAIAAARRAL
- a CDS encoding ABC transporter ATP-binding protein yields the protein MNTVEPIASPYTLDIQGLRITLPGTARPVLDGVDLRVVAGETVALVGESGSGKTLTSRSALNLLPPGATVEGAVRVGGQDVLTMNADQLRVLRTNTAAMIFQDPRAALNPLRRVGDFLIESVTLTKSMSRTDATARAGELLQAVGLDACALRKYPGQVSGGMLQRVMIAATLMGAPALLLADEPTTALDVTTQAEVIALLTKLRERFGTGLLFVTHDLDLAAAISDRVYVMYAGRIAESGPARALFAQPRHPYTAALLASTPRLEAPVGRLAAIDGQPPDLRQELHGCPFAARCALATEICDQQAPEPLRAPGRPDHQAACHHTDRLEGSLVDA